The following are encoded in a window of Kitasatospora fiedleri genomic DNA:
- the bldD gene encoding transcriptional regulator BldD, producing the protein MSSDYAKQLGAKLRAIRTQQGLSLHGVEEKSQGRWKAVVVGSYERGDRAVTVQRLAELAEFYGVPVQELLPGGTPGGAAEPPPRLVLDLERLTQVPSEKAGPLQRYAATIQSQRGDYNGKVLSIRQDDLRTLAVIYDQSPSILTEQLISWGVLNPDARRAVREEDAS; encoded by the coding sequence TACGCGAAGCAGCTCGGAGCCAAGCTCCGGGCGATCCGCACTCAGCAGGGGCTCTCCCTGCACGGCGTCGAGGAGAAGTCCCAGGGTCGCTGGAAGGCTGTGGTCGTCGGCTCCTACGAGCGCGGCGACCGCGCGGTCACCGTGCAGCGCCTCGCCGAGCTGGCCGAGTTCTACGGCGTGCCGGTGCAGGAGCTGCTGCCCGGCGGCACCCCGGGCGGGGCCGCCGAGCCGCCGCCGCGCCTGGTCCTCGACCTGGAGCGGCTGACCCAGGTCCCGTCCGAGAAGGCCGGCCCGCTGCAGCGCTACGCCGCGACCATCCAGTCGCAGCGCGGCGACTACAACGGCAAGGTGCTCTCGATCCGCCAGGACGACCTGCGCACCCTGGCCGTCATCTACGACCAGTCCCCCTCGATCCTCACCGAGCAGCTGATCAGCTGGGGCGTGCTGAACCCGGACGCGCGCCGCGCGGTCCGCGAGGAGGACGCGAGCTGA
- a CDS encoding thioesterase family protein — translation MALTPHPGEPGRYDGELGDGWQIGGGVNGGLLLAFAAHALAREAGPAHPHPLTVSGTYVSASRPGPATVRTEIVRRGRSLATGSAVLSQGGEERLRLTASFTDLAGLDAEVATTALPPELPGPEQCIGVEHAPRELIAQAALLQRLDLRLDPAAIGWAMGQPSHRGRMQGWFRLADKRPADPLSLLLAADALPPVTFDLGRPGWAPTIELTVHVRALPADGWLRVSHATRNVAGGYFEEDCEIWDENGRLVAQSRQLAKTPR, via the coding sequence ATCGCGCTCACCCCGCACCCCGGCGAACCCGGCCGCTACGACGGCGAACTCGGCGACGGCTGGCAGATCGGCGGCGGCGTCAACGGCGGCCTGCTGCTCGCCTTCGCCGCGCACGCCCTCGCCCGGGAGGCCGGACCGGCGCACCCGCACCCGCTCACCGTCAGCGGCACCTACGTCTCCGCGTCCCGTCCCGGCCCGGCCACCGTCCGCACCGAGATCGTCCGGCGCGGGCGCAGCCTGGCCACCGGCAGCGCCGTCCTCTCCCAGGGCGGTGAGGAGCGGCTGCGCCTGACCGCCTCCTTCACCGACCTGGCCGGGCTCGACGCGGAGGTCGCCACCACCGCGCTGCCGCCGGAGCTGCCCGGGCCCGAGCAGTGCATAGGCGTCGAGCACGCCCCGCGCGAACTCATCGCCCAGGCCGCCCTGTTGCAGCGCCTCGACCTGCGGCTCGACCCGGCCGCCATCGGCTGGGCGATGGGGCAGCCGTCCCACCGGGGGCGGATGCAGGGCTGGTTCCGGCTCGCCGACAAGCGCCCCGCCGACCCGCTCTCCCTGCTGCTCGCCGCCGACGCCCTCCCGCCGGTCACCTTCGACCTCGGCCGCCCCGGCTGGGCCCCCACCATCGAACTCACCGTGCACGTCCGGGCGCTGCCCGCCGACGGCTGGCTCCGGGTCTCCCACGCCACCCGCAACGTGGCCGGCGGGTACTTCGAGGAGGACTGCGAGATCTGGGACGAGAACGGCCGACTGGTCGCCCAGTCCCGCCAGTTGGCGAAGACGCCGCGCTGA
- the efp gene encoding elongation factor P: MATTNDLKNGMVLKLDGGKLWTVVEFQHVKPGKGPAFVRTKLKEVLSGKVVEKTFNAGIKVETANVDKRTMQYSYRDGDAFIFMDMDTYDQVPVDSATVGDAAKYLLEGFEALVAQNEGVPLYVELPAAVELVIAETEPGVQGDRSTGGTKPATLETGAEIQVPLFVTTGEKVKVDTRDGSYLGRVK; the protein is encoded by the coding sequence GTGGCTACCACGAACGATCTCAAGAACGGCATGGTCCTCAAGCTGGACGGCGGCAAGCTCTGGACCGTCGTCGAGTTCCAGCACGTCAAGCCCGGCAAGGGCCCGGCCTTCGTTCGCACCAAGCTGAAGGAGGTCCTCTCCGGCAAGGTCGTCGAGAAGACCTTCAACGCGGGCATCAAGGTCGAGACCGCCAACGTCGACAAGCGCACCATGCAGTACTCGTACCGCGACGGCGACGCGTTCATCTTCATGGACATGGACACCTACGACCAGGTCCCGGTCGACTCCGCCACCGTCGGCGACGCCGCCAAGTACCTGCTGGAGGGCTTCGAGGCCCTGGTCGCGCAGAACGAGGGCGTCCCGCTGTACGTCGAGCTCCCCGCCGCGGTCGAGCTGGTCATCGCCGAGACCGAGCCGGGCGTCCAGGGCGACCGCTCCACCGGCGGCACCAAGCCGGCCACCCTGGAGACCGGCGCCGAGATCCAGGTGCCGCTGTTCGTCACCACCGGCGAGAAGGTCAAGGTCGACACCCGCGACGGCAGCTACCTCGGCCGGGTCAAGTAA